The window GTGGAGGTGAACACGGGGCGGCTGGTGGACGTGAAGGGGCAGGTGGCGCGGTATGTGCGGCTGTACAGTCGGGGCAGCACCGCGGGGGAGATGAACCACTACATCGAAGTCGAAGTCTACGGCCGCAAGCCGAAAAACTGAACATGGAGGACGGCGGCCGGTTTCGGCGCTCGCGGCTGATGGGGGAGGAGTGCCGCCGGCTCCGCGTTGCGCGCGGCCGCGGGGCGGGCTAAGTTAGAGCGGTGTTCGTGAGGGCCGTTGAGGCCGGAGAACAGCGATGCGGTGGGGTATTACGACGATCGTGGCGGACGGCGCGTGACCGCGCCCGCGGTTGCACGGCGCCCCGCATCGCGGGGTTTTTTTGTATCCGACGAGCGCGATGAGCGGCAGTGAGACAGGCGTGGCGATCCTGGGGTTCGGCACCGTTGGTGGCGGTGTCGCGGACCTGTTGGCTCGTCACGGCGAGCTGATCGCGGAGCGCGCGGGGGTGCGGTTGGTGTTGCGAGCCATCGCCGACACGGACCTCGAGCGCCCTCGGGGCGTCCGGGTGGATCGCTCGTTGCTGACGCGCGATGCGATGGCCGCACTGAGGCGCGAGGACGTGCACCTCGTGGTGGAAACGATTGGAGGGCTGGGCGCGGCGCGGGAGCTGACGCTGGCGGCGCTGGAGGCCGGCAAGACGGTCGTCACCGCGAACAAGTCGCTGCTGGCGCAGCACGGCGTGGAGCTGTTTGCGGCGGCGCGCCGCAGCGGGGCGGGGCTGTACTTCGAGGCGGCGGTCGCCGGCGGCGTGCCGATCATCCGCGCGCTGCGGCAGGGACTGGTCGCTTCCCGGATCCCGGCGATCTTCGGCATTCTGAACGGCACCTGCAACTACATCCTCACGCGGATGGAGGAGGCGCGGGCGCCGTTCGAGACCGTGCTGAAGGAGGCGCAGGCCGCGGGCTATGCGGAGGCCGACCCCTCGCTGGATGTGGACGGACTGGACACCGCGCACAAGGCGGCGATTCTCGCGACGCTCGCGTGTGGGCGGCCGGTGCCGTTCAGCGCGGTCGGTGTGGAGGGCATCCGGACCGTCTCGAATCTGGATCTGGACTACGCGCGGGGTCTCGGGTATGCGGTGAAGCTGCTGGCGGTGATCC of the Kiritimatiellia bacterium genome contains:
- a CDS encoding homoserine dehydrogenase, which codes for MSGSETGVAILGFGTVGGGVADLLARHGELIAERAGVRLVLRAIADTDLERPRGVRVDRSLLTRDAMAALRREDVHLVVETIGGLGAARELTLAALEAGKTVVTANKSLLAQHGVELFAAARRSGAGLYFEAAVAGGVPIIRALRQGLVASRIPAIFGILNGTCNYILTRMEEARAPFETVLKEAQAAGYAEADPSLDVDGLDTAHKAAILATLACGRPVPFSAVGVEGIRTVSNLDLDYARGLGYAVKLLAVIRNESGGVSVHVGPCLVPRSHLLGQVRDVFNAVLVKGDAAGDTIYCGPGAGRYPTAGAIISDLVEAARRRAAGAAHDDAYAGEPPRIRADAYDRARWYLRVMLRDQPGMLARAAEVLGRHEISIASVVQRESRLEPHVPVLFLTHRAAFGAVRRAIRELSRMDGSGGPPVCFRIEDLDGSSGH